A portion of the Mytilus galloprovincialis chromosome 12, xbMytGall1.hap1.1, whole genome shotgun sequence genome contains these proteins:
- the LOC143053834 gene encoding scavenger receptor cysteine-rich domain-containing protein DMBT1-like — MHQADRISDGHGAIWLTDLNCTGSERKLLHCAYNADSTRCRHYEDVGIHCFLSCSTEEDGGLRITAGYAGHQGRLEVKYRGEWGTVCGDHFGNVDAEVACRQLGYCSGIMQPATRIRSGQGAIWLNDVNCSGSESKLLDCYFNNVTYQCYHWHDIGVHCFINCTTEDEGDLRITAGYAKNQGRLEIKYRGEWGAVCGDHFGNVDAEVACRQLGYCSGMMQPATRIRSGQGAIWLNDVNCSGSESKLVDCHFNNVTYQCYHWHDIGVHCFINCTTEDEGDLRITAGYAKNQGCLEIKYRGEWGTVCGDHFGNVDAEVACRQLGYCSGMMQPATRIRSGQGAIWLNDINCSGSESKLVDCHFNNVTYQCYHWHDIGVHCFINCTTEDEDDLRITAGYAKNQGRLERKYRGEWGTVCGDHFGNVDAEVACRQLGYCSGIMQPATRIRSGQGAIWLNDVNCSGSENKLLDCHFNNVTYQCYHWHDIGVHCFINCKSEDEGDLRITAGYAKNQGRLEIKYRGEWGTVCGDHFGNVDAEVACRQLGYCSGIMQPATRIRSGQGATWLNDVNCSGSESKLLHCHFNNVTYQCYHWHDIGVHCFMNCTTEDEGELRINSGYAKQQGRLEIKYRGEWGTVCENHFGNVDAEVACRQLGYCSEIMQPSNLIYDGKGAIWLNDVNCSGSENKLLDCNFNNVTYQCYHRDDVGIHCFLSCSTENEGRLRIADGYAMHQGRLEVHYKGEWGTVCDNHFDDIDAEVACRQLGYCSGILQPKLLIRDGHGPIWINDVNCLGSETRLLNCIYNADTSNCRHSEDVGIHCFLNCSTEDQEDEGVTPHDNVIHPTSDVVVVIICAAVAIIGAVVLLLVYWCRRHHSGRHYEEPNNQSPARNGRPVGVSNTNHMYESIRIIEGTSNLFHLNGGYIDATHWESSSSADLQHVYFEF, encoded by the exons ATGCATCAGGCAGATCGTATAAGTGATGGTCACGGTGCCATCTGGTTAACTGACTTAAATTGCACTGGTTCAGAGAGAAAACTGCTGCATTGTGCATACAATGCCGATTCAACGCGATGTCGTCATTATGAAGATGTGGGAATTCATTGTTTTCTCAGCTGTTCAACAGAGGAAGATG GTGGTTTGCGTATAACTGCGGGTTACGCTGGACATCAAGGACGACTAGAAGTTAAGTATAGAGGTGAATGGGGAACAGTTTGTGGTGATCACTTTGGGAATGTTGATGCAGAAGTAGCATGTAGACAGCTCGGATATTG TTCTGGAATTATGCAGCCTGCAACACGTATACGGTCTGGTCAGGGCGCCATCTGGTTAAATGACGTAAATTGCTCTGGTTCTGAAAGTAAATTATTGGACTGTTATTTCAATAATGTGACATACCAATGTTATCATTGGCATGATATTGGTGTCCATTGTTTTATCAACTGTACAACAGAAGATGAAG GTGATTTGCGTATAACTGCGGGTTACGCTAAGAATCAAGGACGCCTGGAAATAAAGTATAGAGGTGAATGGGGAGCTGTTTGTGGTGATCACTTTGGGAATGTTGATGCAGAAGTAGCATGTAGACAGCTCGGATATTG TTCTGGAATGATGCAGCCTGCAACACGTATACGGTCTGGACAGGGCGCCATCTGGTTAAATGACGTAAATTGCTCTGGTTCTGAAAGTAAATTAGTGGACTGTCATTTCAATAATGTGACATACCAATGTTATCATTGGCATGATATTGGTGTCCATTGTTTTATCAACTGTACAACAGAAGATGAAG GTGATTTGCGTATAACTGCGGGTTACGCTAAGAATCAAGGATGCCTGGAAATAAAGTATAGAGGTGAATGGGGAACTGTTTGTGGTGATCACTTTGGAAATGTTGATGCAGAAGTAGCCTGTAGACAGCTCGGATATTG TTCTGGAATGATGCAGCCTGCAACACGTATACGGTCTGGACAGGGCGCCATCTGGTTAAATGACATAAACTGTTCTGGTTCTGAAAGTAAATTAGTGGACTGTCATTTCAATAATGTGACATACCAATGTTATCATTGGCATGATATTGGTGTCCATTGTTTTATCAACTGTACAACAGAAGATGAAG ATGATTTGCGTATAACTGCGGGTTACGCTAAGAATCAAGGACGCCTGGAAAGAAAGTATAGAGGTGAATGGGGAACTGTTTGTGGTGATCACTTTGGGAATGTTGATGCAGAAGTAGCATGTAGACAGCTCGGATATTG TTCTGGAATTATGCAGCCTGCAACACGTATACGGTCTGGACAGGGCGCCATCTGGTTAAATGACGTAAATTGCTCTGGTTCTGAAAATAAATTATTGGACTGTCATTTCAATAATGTGACATACCAATGTTATCATTGGCATGATATTGGTGTCCATTGTTTTATCAACTGTAAAAGCGAAGATGAAG GTGATTTGCGTATAACTGCGGGTTACGCTAAGAATCAAGGACGCCTGGAAATAAAGTATAGAGGTGAATGGGGAACTGTTTGTGGTGATCACTTTGGGAATGTTGATGCAGAAGTAGCATGTAGACAGCTCGGATATTg TTCTGGAATTATGCAGCCTGCAACACGTATACGGTCTGGACAGGGCGCCACTTGGTTAAATGACGTAAATTGCTCTGGTTCTGAAAGTAAATTATTGCACTGTCATTTCAATAATGTGACATACCAATGTTATCATTGGCATGATATTGGTGTCCATTGTTTTATGAACTGTACAACAGAAGATGAAG GAGAGTTGCGTATAAATTCGGGTTACGCTAAGCAACAAGGACGACTGGAAATAAAGTATAGAGGTGAATGGGGAACAGTTTGTGAAAATCACTTTGGGAATGTTGATGCAGAAGTAGCATGTAGACAGCTCGGATATTG ttcTGAAATCATGCAGCCTTCAAATCTTATATATGATGGTAAAGGTGCCATTTGGTTAAATGACGTAAATTGCTCTGGTTCAGAAAATAAATTATTGGATTGTAATTTCAATAATGTGACATACCAATGTTATCATCGTGATGATGTTGGTATACATTGTTTTCTGAGCTGTTCAACAGAAAATGAAG GTCGTTTACGTATAGCTGATGGCTACGCTATGCATCAAGGACGACTCGAAGTTCATTATAAAGGTGAATGGGGAACAGTTTGTGATAATCACTTTGATGATATCGATGCAGAAGTAGCATGTAGACAGCTCGGATATTG ttcAGGAATTTTGCAACCCAAATTGCTGATAAGGGATGGTCACGGTCCGATTTGGATAAATGACGTCAATTGCTTGGGTTCAGAAACAAGATTACTGAATTGCATATACAATGCAGATACATCAAACTGTCGTCACTCTGAAGATGTTGGCATACATTGTTTTCTCAACTGTTCAACAGAGGATCAGGAAGATGAAG GTGTCACACCGCATGATAACGTCATACATCCAACTAGTGATGTTGTAGTTGTTATAATTTGTGCTGCTGTTGCTATCATTGGTGCtgtagttttgctactggtgTACTGGTGCCGACGGCATCACTCTGGAAGACACTATGAAGAACCTAACAATCAATCTCCAGCAAGAAATGGAAGACCCGTCGGAGTGTCTAACACGAATCATATGTATGAAAGTATTCGTATCATAGAAGGTACTTCAAACTTGTTTCATTTAAATGGAGGATATATAGATGCAACTCATTGGGAATCTTCTTCTAGTGCAGACCTCCAACATGTCTACTTCGAATTTTAA